A genomic window from Terriglobia bacterium includes:
- a CDS encoding energy transducer TonB, with product MRNKWAGILMAVLVLGLAASAGFAQHGTVEETKRKVRLRVAPSYPELAQRMNISGKVKLEIVVAPDGEVRTSRVIGGHPLLVKAAQDAVKEWKFVPAAEETTVIVVFEFNSPAR from the coding sequence ATGAGAAATAAGTGGGCAGGTATCCTGATGGCAGTTCTGGTCTTAGGCCTTGCGGCGTCGGCTGGTTTTGCGCAGCACGGGACTGTCGAAGAAACGAAACGCAAGGTTCGTCTCAGAGTTGCTCCTTCGTATCCCGAGCTTGCTCAGCGCATGAACATCTCCGGCAAGGTCAAGCTGGAAATCGTGGTCGCACCGGATGGGGAAGTGCGGACCTCGCGAGTGATTGGCGGCCACCCCTTGCTGGTCAAGGCAGCGCAGGATGCCGTCAAGGAATGGAAGTTCGTTCCGGCCGCGGAAGAAACGACGGTGATAGTGGTATTCGAGTTCAATAGTCCGGCCAGGTAA
- a CDS encoding HAMP domain-containing protein has protein sequence MTIGKRLYLGFGAILAFLAVLFILNSVAVLKERSVRADAANALENVRAIEAVRFQIMTNRVNLDNFLLSGDPRDEEKVTRGIAELGELIKRSETQAVGDLVHTALIQVEGTEQNWSETFAKPLLAKRHQVDSGDASVSDLQVFYLQKDPSGWLTKSSSVLDQTTRDISDNLQEITKAASRATTVTTILSTAGTLIALLLGIGIAYYTAKSISEPLKHLITVAREIGDSGDLDQNIDIHRDDEIGALATTFNNLVSYLKEIAAISMAVAAGDLTVEVEPRSKRDTLGNAFVQMSEGLQQLVRQVRESASQVASGSSQVAGASSESARVSVQASTAIEEVTSTMHEMSINVQNVVKNTQVQASSVAETSASIDEMVTSIQRVADTAKVLLDIANRSREEVGTGIATMEKATDGLNRTNMAIQTSAEIINVLGHRADDIGKIIEVIDDLAEQTNLLALNAAIEAARAGEHGLGFAVVADEVRKLAEKSTQSTKEIADLIQSIQREARQAVENMERSTRIVEEGLSLGNDLNSALHKISNVVTEVYKFSQEIGAATNEQSVGSSQIAKATSRLTEITQEINSAVEEQASGAQAVVRAMDKMRELVQQSASSSTELSAAADQMLKLSGHLLSSMDRFAIDRVAPRAHQEYAKARQNSEAMRVRSREYAEVSRS, from the coding sequence ATGACGATTGGCAAGAGACTCTATCTGGGCTTCGGGGCCATTCTGGCCTTTCTGGCCGTGCTTTTCATCTTGAACTCGGTGGCCGTGCTGAAAGAACGCTCGGTCCGCGCCGATGCCGCTAACGCGCTGGAAAACGTGCGCGCCATCGAGGCCGTGCGCTTCCAGATCATGACCAACCGCGTGAACCTCGACAATTTCCTGCTCAGCGGGGATCCCCGCGATGAGGAGAAAGTCACGCGCGGGATCGCCGAGCTCGGCGAGCTGATCAAGCGCAGCGAAACGCAAGCCGTTGGCGACTTGGTGCACACCGCCCTGATCCAGGTCGAAGGCACCGAACAGAACTGGAGCGAAACTTTTGCCAAACCGCTTCTGGCCAAGCGCCATCAGGTGGACTCCGGAGACGCGTCCGTTTCCGATCTGCAGGTCTTCTACCTGCAGAAGGACCCCAGCGGCTGGCTGACGAAGTCTTCGAGCGTGCTGGACCAGACGACGCGCGATATCAGCGACAACCTGCAGGAGATAACCAAGGCTGCTTCCCGCGCCACCACGGTCACAACCATTTTGAGCACTGCCGGCACCTTGATTGCCCTGCTCCTGGGCATCGGCATCGCCTACTACACGGCCAAGTCCATCTCCGAACCGCTCAAGCACCTGATCACGGTGGCGCGGGAGATCGGGGACTCCGGTGACCTGGACCAGAACATCGACATTCACCGCGACGACGAGATCGGGGCCCTGGCCACGACCTTCAATAACCTGGTCTCCTACCTCAAGGAGATCGCGGCCATCTCCATGGCCGTGGCTGCAGGGGATCTCACTGTGGAAGTGGAGCCGCGCTCCAAGCGCGACACCCTGGGCAACGCCTTCGTGCAGATGTCTGAGGGCTTGCAGCAGTTGGTGCGCCAGGTCCGGGAAAGCGCCTCGCAGGTTGCCTCGGGCTCGAGCCAGGTTGCCGGTGCTTCCAGTGAATCGGCGCGGGTCAGCGTGCAGGCCTCTACGGCCATCGAGGAAGTTACCAGCACCATGCATGAGATGAGCATCAACGTGCAGAACGTGGTGAAAAACACGCAGGTGCAGGCCTCCAGCGTCGCGGAAACTTCGGCGTCCATCGACGAAATGGTCACCTCAATCCAGCGCGTGGCGGATACCGCCAAGGTGCTGCTGGACATTGCCAACCGCTCGCGCGAGGAAGTCGGCACCGGCATCGCCACCATGGAAAAGGCCACGGACGGCCTGAACCGCACCAATATGGCCATCCAGACCTCGGCGGAGATCATCAACGTCCTCGGGCATCGCGCCGACGACATCGGCAAGATCATTGAAGTGATCGACGACCTCGCGGAACAAACCAACCTGCTGGCCCTGAACGCCGCCATCGAAGCGGCCCGCGCCGGGGAGCACGGCTTGGGCTTCGCGGTGGTCGCGGACGAAGTGCGCAAACTGGCGGAGAAGTCCACGCAGTCCACCAAGGAAATCGCCGACCTCATTCAAAGCATCCAGCGCGAGGCCCGGCAGGCCGTGGAAAATATGGAACGCAGCACGCGCATTGTCGAGGAAGGGCTGTCGCTCGGCAATGACTTGAACTCGGCGTTGCACAAGATCTCCAACGTGGTCACCGAAGTCTATAAATTTTCGCAGGAGATCGGCGCGGCCACCAACGAGCAGTCCGTCGGATCCTCGCAGATCGCCAAGGCCACCAGCCGCCTCACGGAAATCACCCAGGAAATCAACTCCGCGGTCGAGGAGCAGGCTTCGGGGGCGCAGGCGGTGGTGCGCGCCATGGATAAAATGCGCGAACTCGTGCAGCAGTCGGCCTCCAGCTCGACCGAGCTTTCGGCGGCTGCCGACCAGATGCTCAAGCTTTCCGGGCATCTGCTCAGCTCCATGGACCGCTTCGCCATCGATCGGGTGGCCCCGCGGGCCCACCAGGAATACGCCAAGGCGCGGCAGAATTCCGAAGCGATGCGTGTGCGCAGCAGGGAATACGCGGAAGTCTCGCGTTCCTGA
- a CDS encoding chemotaxis protein CheW, giving the protein MEKDLQVVGFRIGDETYGVRISAVREIVRVPDITIVPNAPEMIEGVINLRGKIIPVMDLRKRFRQAEIRADKKNRILVVELNDRLLGLIVNSASEVLKLPPSEIEAPGNMFSDGESGYVTGVGKLNGRLIILLDIAKLLHRPEFGRIEEAAEPVASMR; this is encoded by the coding sequence ATGGAAAAAGATCTCCAGGTTGTGGGCTTTCGCATCGGGGACGAGACGTACGGCGTGCGCATCTCCGCCGTGCGCGAGATCGTGCGCGTTCCGGACATCACCATCGTCCCCAACGCCCCGGAGATGATCGAAGGGGTGATCAATCTTCGCGGAAAAATCATCCCCGTGATGGACCTGCGCAAACGGTTCCGGCAGGCCGAGATTCGCGCGGATAAGAAAAACCGCATTCTGGTGGTCGAACTCAATGACCGGCTCCTGGGGCTGATTGTCAATTCCGCGTCGGAAGTGCTGAAGCTTCCGCCATCGGAGATCGAAGCGCCGGGGAATATGTTCTCCGACGGGGAATCGGGATATGTGACGGGTGTGGGCAAACTGAACGGGCGGCTGATCATTCTGCTGGATATCGCAAAACTGCTGCACCGCCCGGAATTCGGGCGCATCGAGGAGGCCGCGGAACCCGTTGCCAGCATGCGCTGA
- a CDS encoding chemotaxis protein CheA — MSHPLDDRGGDLRALFFESAYELLQTLNDAGLELEAHSADPEVIRRVRRVVHTLKGDSAACGYLGLSDLAHELENVLLPEIGESRGPQLAEVVLAAADGIDSLLSAYRQNAEPPSTEPLRDQIRLFLKTATDTPASAPVENRPAARFVWSEYEQLMISEALHRGENVYNLALRIDPLSAMRAAAFQLVRNVLHGLGTVIALHPEDNSTAATVEVIEAALACTQTEETIARRCKIPAIIADLVITRATPAETPEHDLLSELLEAQATVAGGAAAPAEGASPQRPGGSASAVNAVVESTLRVETARIDSVMNLVGELIIGKSMLNRAIVEFDRRHAHDPLHAKLLDALAFQARVLDELHKSVLKIRMVPVEQLFRRFPRVVRDVAKQCNKDVALELAGQNTDLDKGILDALAEPITHLVRNAVDHGIEPPEARLAAGKPARGTVYLNAYHQGAQVVTEVRDDGRGIDVARLRAKAVARGLLSAKDAERLSDADALNLIFEPGLSTAAEVTEISGRGVGMDIVRSVLDRLKGTVQLSSQLGQGTLFQLRVPLTLASIQALMFRVNNRLFAVPLSSVMEITRVSEAEIHRVDQREVLQLRDHILSLVRLSSLERIHTVEARKRSFVVVIGTGERRFGLLVDSLVGEEELVIKALPEEIVTSDLVSGASILGDGTVVLILNVSAVLARLSRAPALGAIA; from the coding sequence GTGAGTCATCCGCTCGATGATCGCGGCGGGGATCTGCGCGCGCTCTTCTTCGAGAGCGCTTACGAACTGCTGCAGACATTGAACGATGCAGGGCTCGAGCTGGAAGCGCATTCGGCCGATCCCGAAGTGATTCGCCGCGTGCGCCGCGTCGTGCACACCCTGAAGGGCGATTCCGCCGCCTGCGGCTATCTGGGCTTGAGCGACCTGGCGCACGAGTTGGAGAACGTGCTGTTGCCGGAGATCGGCGAGAGCCGGGGTCCGCAGCTTGCGGAAGTCGTGCTGGCGGCTGCCGACGGGATTGATTCGCTGCTCAGCGCCTATCGTCAGAATGCGGAGCCTCCGTCCACGGAGCCGCTGCGGGATCAAATCCGTTTGTTCCTGAAGACCGCCACGGACACGCCCGCTTCCGCGCCGGTCGAAAACCGGCCGGCGGCGCGGTTCGTCTGGAGCGAATACGAGCAGCTGATGATTTCCGAGGCCCTGCACCGCGGGGAGAACGTTTACAACCTTGCGCTGCGCATCGACCCCCTGAGCGCCATGCGGGCCGCGGCCTTTCAACTGGTGCGCAACGTGCTCCACGGCCTGGGTACGGTGATCGCTCTGCATCCCGAAGACAACAGCACGGCCGCGACCGTGGAAGTCATCGAGGCCGCGCTCGCCTGTACCCAGACGGAAGAGACCATCGCTCGCCGCTGTAAGATTCCTGCGATTATCGCGGACCTGGTGATTACGCGCGCGACCCCGGCCGAAACCCCCGAGCACGACCTGCTCAGCGAGCTCCTCGAGGCCCAGGCCACCGTAGCCGGGGGCGCAGCGGCTCCAGCGGAAGGCGCGTCACCGCAGCGCCCCGGCGGCAGCGCCTCCGCGGTCAATGCCGTGGTGGAGAGCACGCTCCGCGTCGAGACCGCGCGCATCGATTCCGTGATGAACCTGGTCGGCGAGCTCATCATTGGCAAGTCCATGCTGAACCGCGCCATCGTCGAATTTGACCGGCGCCACGCCCACGACCCCCTGCACGCCAAGCTCCTGGACGCTCTCGCTTTTCAGGCTCGCGTGCTGGACGAGCTGCACAAGTCGGTTCTGAAGATCCGCATGGTTCCCGTGGAGCAGCTTTTCCGCCGCTTCCCGCGCGTCGTGCGCGACGTCGCCAAGCAGTGCAACAAGGATGTGGCCCTCGAGCTGGCCGGGCAGAATACGGATCTCGACAAAGGCATCCTCGACGCCCTGGCCGAGCCCATCACGCACCTGGTGCGCAACGCCGTGGATCACGGCATTGAGCCGCCCGAGGCGCGGCTGGCCGCCGGCAAACCCGCCCGTGGCACGGTCTATCTCAACGCCTACCACCAGGGTGCGCAGGTCGTCACCGAGGTGCGCGATGACGGGCGCGGCATTGACGTCGCGCGTCTCCGCGCCAAGGCTGTCGCGCGCGGCCTCCTTTCGGCAAAGGATGCGGAGCGTCTCAGCGACGCCGATGCCCTCAATTTGATCTTTGAGCCCGGCCTCAGCACCGCTGCGGAAGTGACCGAAATCTCCGGCCGCGGCGTGGGCATGGACATCGTGCGCAGCGTGCTCGATCGCCTGAAAGGCACCGTGCAGCTCTCCTCGCAGCTCGGCCAGGGGACCCTGTTTCAGCTCCGCGTGCCGCTGACCCTGGCGAGCATCCAGGCCCTCATGTTCCGCGTGAATAACCGTCTTTTTGCCGTGCCGCTCTCTTCGGTCATGGAGATCACGCGGGTTTCCGAGGCCGAAATCCACCGCGTGGATCAGCGGGAGGTTCTGCAGCTGCGCGACCACATCCTGTCCCTGGTGCGCCTCAGCAGCCTTGAGCGCATTCACACCGTGGAGGCGCGCAAGCGTTCCTTCGTGGTTGTCATTGGAACGGGGGAACGCCGCTTCGGCCTGCTGGTGGACAGTCTGGTGGGAGAAGAAGAACTGGTGATCAAGGCGCTTCCGGAAGAAATCGTCACCAGCGATCTGGTGAGCGGGGCATCCATTCTGGGTGATGGAACGGTGGTGCTGATTCTCAACGTGTCCGCGGTGCTGGCGCGCCTGTCGCGCGCCCCGGCCCTGGGAGCCATCGCATGA
- a CDS encoding chemotaxis response regulator protein-glutamate methylesterase: MSERIRVLVVDDSALMRKLIPRILEADSSIEVVGTAMDGAFALRKIEELRPDVITLDLEMPRMDGLEALRMITKEHQVPVIVCSTHSREGAYSTFKALAFGAIDFVAKPKDAAAGRLETIAGDLIQKIKVASRVKARRSAAQVSAEPPPVAKNRVRAATAPNRIIAIGISTGGPNALQYVLQQIPPDFPACILVVQHMPEGFTEMFAKRLNECCALEISEARSGDLLLAGRVLICPGNRHLLARHMPRGDMAVLSDSPPVNGHRPSVDVLFHSVAQEFGPSAVGLLMTGMGEDGADGLGAIKNAGGPTIAQSEESCVVSGMPRAAMEKGFVGTIVPLEKIGAYLVSHYGGTRRNSEKTDEVEKTEKNETRRRIPVSSSRT; this comes from the coding sequence ATGAGCGAGCGCATTCGAGTCCTGGTGGTGGACGACTCCGCGCTGATGCGCAAGTTGATCCCGCGCATCCTCGAAGCGGATTCCTCCATCGAGGTGGTGGGGACGGCCATGGACGGTGCGTTTGCCCTGAGGAAGATCGAGGAGCTGCGCCCGGATGTGATCACGCTGGATCTGGAGATGCCGCGGATGGACGGGCTGGAAGCGCTGCGCATGATCACCAAGGAACACCAGGTTCCGGTGATCGTCTGCAGCACGCATTCCCGGGAGGGCGCTTATTCTACGTTCAAAGCCCTGGCCTTCGGCGCCATCGACTTCGTCGCCAAGCCCAAAGACGCCGCCGCCGGCCGCCTGGAAACCATCGCCGGTGACTTGATCCAGAAGATCAAGGTGGCCAGCCGCGTCAAGGCCCGGCGAAGCGCGGCGCAAGTGTCTGCGGAGCCGCCGCCGGTGGCGAAAAACCGCGTGCGCGCCGCCACCGCGCCGAACCGCATCATCGCCATCGGCATTTCCACGGGCGGGCCGAATGCTCTGCAGTATGTCCTGCAACAGATTCCACCGGATTTTCCCGCCTGCATTCTGGTGGTCCAGCACATGCCCGAAGGCTTTACGGAAATGTTCGCCAAGCGCCTGAACGAGTGCTGTGCGTTGGAGATTTCCGAGGCGCGTTCCGGTGATTTGCTGCTGGCCGGGCGGGTGCTGATCTGTCCCGGCAACCGCCATCTGCTGGCGCGCCACATGCCCCGCGGGGATATGGCGGTGCTTTCGGATAGTCCGCCGGTGAACGGACATCGCCCCTCGGTGGACGTGCTGTTTCATTCCGTGGCTCAGGAGTTTGGCCCCAGCGCCGTGGGGCTGCTGATGACCGGGATGGGCGAGGACGGCGCCGACGGACTGGGCGCCATCAAGAACGCCGGTGGACCGACGATCGCCCAGAGTGAGGAAAGTTGCGTGGTAAGCGGGATGCCCCGCGCCGCCATGGAAAAGGGCTTTGTGGGGACCATCGTTCCGTTGGAAAAAATCGGCGCGTATCTCGTCAGCCACTACGGGGGCACTCGCCGGAACTCCGAAAAAACGGACGAGGTTGAAAAGACGGAAAAGAACGAAACGCGAAGAAGGATACCGGTTTCATCCTCGCGCACCTGA
- a CDS encoding response regulator: protein MPQFAALLRKDSQPVRYLVVDDSVFARKNLIKMIELFGGEVAGEAGDGLTAIAEYNRVRPDVVLMDITMPQMEGIEAVERIVRQHAEARIIMVSSVGYQENILAALQKGAKHFVQKPVKPDGLYEILRYVLSDEAGSTSAAPVAAGEEFDQ from the coding sequence ATGCCGCAATTTGCCGCTCTGCTTCGAAAAGATAGCCAGCCGGTCCGCTACCTTGTGGTGGACGATTCGGTCTTCGCGCGTAAGAACCTCATCAAGATGATTGAGCTGTTCGGCGGCGAGGTGGCCGGTGAAGCGGGTGACGGCCTGACGGCCATCGCGGAATACAACCGCGTCAGGCCCGACGTCGTCCTCATGGACATCACCATGCCGCAGATGGAAGGCATCGAGGCGGTGGAGCGCATCGTGCGCCAGCACGCCGAGGCCCGCATCATCATGGTCTCCTCGGTCGGTTACCAGGAAAACATTCTGGCGGCGCTGCAGAAGGGGGCCAAGCACTTCGTGCAGAAGCCCGTCAAACCCGACGGCTTGTACGAAATCTTGCGCTACGTCCTGAGCGATGAGGCCGGCAGCACGTCCGCCGCTCCGGTCGCCGCGGGGGAGGAGTTCGACCAATGA
- a CDS encoding chemotaxis protein CheX, producing MKMELIQPFIDAADAVFAEALQAPTNILDLSMDEETYRRKGVAALILIKGEIEGRVILDLAPDVAMKVASHLAGSDLPESEQVVRETVCELANMIIGNSVTLLNDQGFRFKIYPPEIHGKEVGLEGNADTEAMVLCIETPCGEVYLNIAMHYLRRRRVERAVLPAVE from the coding sequence ATGAAAATGGAGCTGATCCAGCCCTTCATTGACGCCGCGGACGCCGTCTTCGCCGAAGCCCTGCAGGCGCCCACCAACATCCTCGACCTGTCCATGGATGAGGAGACCTATCGCCGCAAGGGCGTCGCGGCTCTCATTCTGATTAAGGGCGAGATCGAGGGCCGGGTGATTCTCGATCTGGCGCCGGACGTGGCCATGAAAGTGGCCAGTCATCTCGCGGGAAGCGATCTGCCGGAAAGCGAGCAGGTGGTCCGCGAGACGGTCTGCGAGCTCGCCAACATGATCATCGGCAATTCCGTAACCCTCCTGAATGACCAGGGATTCCGCTTCAAGATCTATCCCCCGGAGATTCACGGCAAGGAGGTGGGTCTGGAGGGCAACGCGGATACCGAAGCCATGGTTCTGTGCATTGAGACGCCCTGCGGCGAGGTCTATCTCAACATCGCCATGCATTACCTGCGCCGGCGGCGCGTGGAACGCGCTGTCCTGCCGGCGGTGGAATAA